A stretch of Canis lupus baileyi chromosome 2, mCanLup2.hap1, whole genome shotgun sequence DNA encodes these proteins:
- the COX7C gene encoding cytochrome c oxidase subunit 7C, mitochondrial: protein MLGQSIRRFTTSVVRRSHYEEGPGKNLPFSVENKWRLLLMMTLYFGSGFAAPFFIVRHQLLKK from the exons ATGTTGGGACAGAGCATCCGGAGGTTCACGACCTCTGTGGTCCGTAGGAGCCACTATGAGGAGGGCCCCGGGAAG AATTTGCCATTTTCAGTGGAAAACAAGTGGAGGCTACTACTTATGATGACTTTGTATTTTGGATCTGGATTTGCTGCACCTTTTTTTATAGTAAGACACCAACTGCTTAAGAAATAA